The DNA segment ttttaaaaattaacaggtTATTTTAGATACCCGGCCTATATATATGCGTAGTTGTTATATTTGTGAATTATATAAGCGTTTTTAATGTTATTCAACGTGATAATGGTAGTCAAAACAGTTTATAATTATATGGAGTTACAATCAAACCTTCACCAGCTTTGTCTTCAAATCCATGGACCTGCCACTTTGCGTTAGCGTCATATTAAAGTATGCTTTCTAAGGAAGATTGACAAATAATTTGCATTGGTAGTggagaaaaatcataaatattgaAGACTGAATCTGGCTGACCAATGGTCCCCAAGGCATAATGAGCTCAAATGAGCCACTGGGTAACGCCACATAAACTTAAATAGGAGACCAAGAATTTTTATAAGAGTAACTTTGTCCCCTTGTTTGTGTAGGAGTAATCAAAAGTAGGTCTTTGATCATTAAAATCACACGCCTCCTAATGTTTCatacaattttcttttcttttagacCATAGGGAGCCTTTGGCTTTGCTTCCTCCTACAAAAGAAAGGTAGCTACAATAGTGATCCCACCATTCCTTGGTGTTTTGGAAAGAAGACTGAAGTGAACCATAGACTAGTACTATTGCTTCCTTCTTGGCCCCTCtccccttcttttccttttgtttttctgcTTTATCTATATAGGAAAGGGCATATTTGGGACTCTGCGTcctttagaaaaacaaaaggcaaGTTGACAAAGGTTAATATCTAATTCACTACCGTACTAATGGGGATGAGCAAATAATAACTGAAAAATCAATACTACCTTGAAGGTTATGGGATACAGAGATTTGCGATATCTTATCAAAAGGGGAATTCTTttgaaaacatacatttttaaccatttttttataattaattttttttgtcaatttaattgttaaatttcaTGACATTACCTTAAcaatatacattaaattttagctcatttaaatattttcattaacatTACATTTTAAATGACACATAAGAtgctaccaaaaaaaaaatataacacatgagatattaaaataaaataatatgaaaaaattgattttgaattatataaacatttatagtttaatatagttataagaatttttaattcaataattgaATTGATAAAATCTATGATGCATGACAAATATTAAAAGTATAGTTTTTGTCAAACTTATAATGTGATGTCAATAGATCCTCTCTCCACGTGTACTGTAGCCAAGAGACATGATGATTAAGCATATTTGCACTTTTCAAATCCACTCACTTAATCCAAATCACTCATCATCCCCCAACATCTTTCAATAAACAATACACAACGAAAGACTataatttatatagaaaatCCCCTCATCCTTCGACACATTTATTTATAGCATATTTGAACAcactcatttttctttctttctttaaatcAAACGACGGCTTCCAAACTTAATACTCAAATATATTCATCAATTAGGATCGAATTAATTAAGATGAGAGAAATTTGAGGATATCCTCCaaaattttaggattttaatagaaattgaGAAATACTCTTTTCCTATCTCTCCCTCCCTCTCTTTTATGTATCTAAATTGCTCACTCAACTATTATCTCAGAAAATAATTATACCTATATCGTTAAATTTCTCTAAATACAGCAACAACTCCCCTGCGGTAATTTCCAGAAAATAATccatatacatttatttttatttcatcctACTTCCAACTCATTTTTGTTTCTATCTCTCTTTTTATCttctataattatatatatatatatatatatatatatatatatatatatatatatattacgtctattattttctctattttttttttactgtctctttcttttgtttttttaccaaTATACATGCAACCAAAAATTGCGTCTATACTTATCATTGCTCATAATTCGTTGGTAACATCTTTACAATCGCACATCACATGACACACAAAAACAATACACTCTTGTTTGTGACACATCTCACATAGGCTAGCTAGCTAACAACATCATTACAACACCACCATGCAATATTATTCCTCAAACTTTTTTAACTTATGTCTTAGTTGGCATCCCATGGTTTACATTATTTACACGTACACCACACCCAAAGACACTACTAAAGTGTAGCTCCCTCAATTCAAACCCAACAAAGACCTTGATTCACTCCCCATGTCCCACGTCCAAAGCCCCATAACCAATCTTCTAACATCaccatcacacacacacatataaaaaccctaattttctttcttatcacAAAACCAACCCTCCCCAACTCTTCCATCATGAACAACACCACACACCACAAAAAGCCCTCCTCCGGGGACTCCTTCTCCTTCCCTAGCACCCCAACCCCGGACTCGGCCGACTTCGAGTTCGGCTCCCTCACGCCGGACTCGTCCTCGACCGAGCCCTTCGCAGGCTCTCCGGCCGACCACCTCTTCTTCAACGGCCGCCTCCAGCCCCACTACTTCCCCATTACCAGCCGCACCAGCAGCACCAGGGACTCGCTTTTCTCGTCAAGAAGCAACAGCACCAACAGCAGCTGCAGCAGCGCCAGGACAAGCTCCAGTGACAGCTCCGAGCGAAAAGCCTTCCACAACAAGCACAAGGGTGATGGTGGTGGCTCACTTAGGGCAAAGACTCAGTCTCATAATCAAGCATATTGTTCCCAGAGGTGGCAGTATATAACGCCGGTGCCCACCGCGTTGAGCCGCGACGGCTCCGTAAGAAAAAGGAGGGATACAAAccaagggaagaagaagaagaagaaggacaaaGGGTCcaaaagcaacaacaacaaaaacaaagataacaataataaaaataataagggtGTTAGGTTGAGGTTTGGGAAGAGGATTTTGCGCTGGTTTCTGATGGCTTGTAGAGAATGCCATGCCATGGAACCTTCATCCAAGGGTCGTAATAAAGAGATTGTGATTTGATGAATGATGATGTTGAAAGGAAATGTGAATAGTTTAGCTTATGCAACTTTtgtttagcttttttttttttttgaagtataTGGGAGTTTGGGAAGATATATAtagtagtatatatataaattatatatgctaGGATTTGTGCAATTGTGCATGTGGTTGCcacatgaatttgtttattTCGCTTGTCGATGCAAAAATCGACGGGCTTGGTTTTGGATCTCCGAGTATTTGTGACTAAAAGAGTGGTTTGAATTTGACCATTGAAGAAATTTTTGCCTTGGATATTGTGTGTTGTGCTGTGAAGTTGTTTGTGATGGTATATATTATTGGTACGATAACTATTAACTACGGAAGAAACTTATTTATGCttatttttatctcatttttaatttttttattgttctccattatattactttttttttatatataaaccaacaacaacacctACCATTTATTAAAGATAGTCGAATAAAAGCGATAATATTCTTCCTAACGACTCGAAAGACTATATTACTTGTTATACTactacttttttccttcttttcgtcTCTTGTTTACCACCCccaattcactttttttttaagtggaGTTGTCATTACTCATTAACTACACTACTAAAGTGAGGATTGCATGTTAAGAATAATGAATGCAGTTGTTTGACATTTCCATATAAAAAGAGATTAGCACGGTTATTCCTATATTAAGTTAAAATTGAATcgttattatttaaattcaatatttgatgaaaataatttttagttagattttatttatttattttattaaattttgaattagtcAGAACTCTTTTCTTCTAATATATCAGAGGGTCAAgacaaaaaaactatttatttctataatattttaagaatatattttaactatttttaatcaaacataatcaaactattttagaaaatatttttcttaatttaggaTCTGAAGAGGAATTCtccatgaaaaataattttattttaatacaacTATATATCCAAGacttaaagttaaaattattaaataaactaaatgttttttaattaaataatttcacgATCAGATgttcaatgaaaagaaaaagaaatacattttaattaaaatctattGTTTATTTACATgatcaaaattttgtttaaagaaAATAGTGTTGCCATTTGTATTTATCATCTATTTGCCAAAGTTATCTAATTGATCAACTCCCTTTTTTTCCTCTGCCTtttcttgcaaaaaaaataattaagcatgCGGGAAATGTATAAGGTTTTGAGCATAAATGCACCATTGATGATTATATAAAGGCtgctttctcttattttttcagTTATAAGATATTGACTAATTTTGCTTATGATAATATTTGctgaaaaattaatgatttttttctcgTAACCActctctaaaatttgaattcaaaaatcttactttaaaaaaaaatcaaattcaattctATGCCAACCAAGAAAATGTtgatttttgctttctcttattattaagttattttattttatcttatatttatatttttctttgataagTACTTCTAATTTATAACATTCACATATtatattcaatcaattaaattagatcattttattcttaatatgaatattaaatatctttattagAGATATGAAGTTCAGGACCCtgctgaaaattaaatatgcattattGGGGGACAAGAATGTCAGTACACGATCGATCACTATCACGTGCACCCCTGCGTAAGAATGGAACATGTATTATGTATACCTGAACCATATGACATGAGATAAATTGATACGTACCTAACTGTCAACACAGTATTTGTtgattttagaatattttttattccaaattattttttattttagaatgctaaaaaaacattttttttatttacaaaaaatttgagaaatgaTATGCTAAGtttattatcttttagttcttgaaATTGTGGAACATCGTTATAGTAATtcctaaaacttgaaaaatgtcaaataaattttaatgttaaaattactgttattttagtttctaatatataaaacttattattattataatttctaaattttataacttattaTCATTATCTATATCTATAATAAACGGAAAATACTCATTTTTTATCTCCATATGTtattagtataattaattattttcttgtttgcaTTTTTTAACTCGTGAATAAAACGAGACGGAAGAAGTATTAGCTGCATTAATGTATGTTGTCTTTTAATTAGGAAAATATTGAAAAGAACGTAATGGCATGCAATTTCATTCCTTTGTTTTTCTGAATTGGATGGGGTCAAAAGCCCAAACCAAgagatagattttttttttttttatggacaaaCCGAGAGATAGATAAAACACCACTTATGGACAAATTAAACCGTTGATCTCCCATGAAAggaacaaaacaaaatcaagaatTGTGCTAAACATAGTGCACTCATTATCAAGGAAAACACCATGCTTAGCAAACTTATCTGTCATACTATTTGCTTCACGCATAacgtgaaaagaaaaaaaattccttaataTTGCATAAGAGtagttagaaagaaaaaaaatgtctatttgataggagagaaagaaataagatagatgaaaataggaaagaaaaaaaataaaataatggtaataggtgaaaaataaaataaattttaggataaggagaaatagaaaagaaatatgaaagagaaaaataggaaaaagaataacaaaattacatgacaatcgtttttttttaaatggttatTTTTGtggtttaagtttttttttttttggttttaaaacgttaaaaatgcatgataatttatttttctttattgaaaatagattatatttgatgatgatttttttgtgtggagatatatttgtaaatatatattaacactactaaaaaagctTCATTTTACGACGTGGATTCTACGACAGTTTATTAAGAACCGATTTAGAATGTGGTGCggtggtatttttgtaattaggagCAAAGTTTTTGGTTTTTACATCGCGATTTCTAGGACGGTCGTacataaccatcttagaatgcttAACGATGACATTTTTGCAATTATCGGAAACTTAAacaaagatgtttttttgaaggACCGTCTTTATTTAAGTAACCTTGATTTATAACATGTTGTGTTGCTGTCGGGGTCATCTCGATTGAAAGATTTTATGCGCGTTGAGCTTGGTAAGTTCCGATTGTCCTCTCTAGCTGTCTTCTCCGGCCGTGGTTAACTTGGTAAGTTCTGATTGTCGTGCATTCCTttgtgtcattattttttatttcaactcGTGCTCATTCAATGCGTGCTCTTAAACCCATATCTTTCGTATGGTTGGCTATGTTTAGGAAATTGCATTTCGAAGAAAGGAGATGTAACTGTTGTAGAGAACTGCCTTAGTCTTGCATTAGACAAGGTTAGCATAAAGAGTAAATTTCATACTAAAGTAGCCCTTTTAGAATACTTGAAGTTGTGTTTTAATGAGTGACAAGGTTTattttttcgtttttgtttttgtctcatTGTTATACCAAGCTTGGTCTACATACGATGTTGTCTGGGGGATTGAAAAATGTACAACAATGCTTTGGGCTGCGGAGCATCATTAGCATGTTCATGTTTAGCATTTTTTTAGGTTTATCATAATTATCTTTGaccaaaaataatcaaatagtaTAAGATTGTTGTAAGTATTTAACTAAGGTGCATATGTAAGACTGAAAAACATGTTAATTTAGCTGGAACATCCTCAACATATATGATCCATTGCTTGGTGGTAGCATTTAAATTTAGCATATGTACAAACTTAATCATATATACAAGGTTTCTGTTAAAAAAGTTGTTATTATTTTGGGCTTAATGTGCCATTGTTAAAACTGTGAAGTCTACCCATTTCATTTGCATTTATCATTGTTAAATGTCATTTAGCCGCCAATAGCATGTTGGGCTCAAAGACTAACTCTGAGAATTGCTACAACTACTCTTATTAATCCCTTGTGTTTctagcttcttctttttttcgttGAGACTGCAGATATCTTTGGATCAAGTAATTCTGCTCTCAAGTTGAATTAAACTACAGCTTGTAAAATTAATTctgccttcaaatatttatCACATGCACAATATTCAAGTCATCATGGCATAGCTAGGTTAATTTATATCATATCTTTCTATTATTATCTTATGAATATGACTTTTAGTTtgtatcttttaaatttaaatctccTAATTTCTATCTTTAGTCGTTGATATCGTATGTGTCTATATATACacttatttatctatttataaaaCTTATGAAATCTCgaataatttaatgaaaaacatCAACCATTTAACTTCTCTACATGGTGTCACACATCATGCAACGTATCTCAATAATGTTTTTTCAATCCTGGACCTGGCTGTGTTGGCTGGATTCAGATTATATACGCTAGCCTACATCATAGGAACTTGGTTTCTCTAATGTGGCATTTGGTGTGTGGACAGTATGGAATGgaacaaataaaatgtttcATACCTTTCTATCTGTTGTACCCCCAACCAACAATTTTAGGTTAATGGTTACATGATTGATCTCATGTTAAATAATTGATTGTAAGTTCAAAACTGATTTTAACCTGAAGCAACTTTAAGTAACTTTTGTATTATATTAAAACTTACTTCACCTTCCTTCGCTACAAAACCAGCATCCTTCAAGCTAGATAAGTGAGCTTTCCAACAGTTCAGAGCATGAACCTAAAGTGTTGTCATTGTTGTCTTCACTTTTACAAACAAACTCTGCCTTCTCTCTAATATTTCTGAGACTCATGTCTGCTAAACCTGTTTCTGAGACTGATGTCTGGTAAAACAGTTAAGGAAAAAGGCAGGTTATACTATCTTTAGTATACTAAAGATATTTAGATATTGCATGTTGTTGGAGTTTGACTTGGAATTTGAGATGAAAAGTTGGTGCTTTACTTTAAGGGAAAATATATGAAGGAAATGTTAGGAGAATGTTGAGAACAAATTAATGCTTTCAAGTTCCTCCTCTAATCTGCTGATTTGGGTTTCAAGTTCCTTGATGGTAACCAGAGAATTTGAGAATTCTTCACACTGTTGCTTGAGCAGCAAAAGGAGATGAGCATTCATACTACATTTTTAACTGTTCTTGTAGTTCACTGTGTTCCAGCTTATATGCAATATCATGGTTTTCCTATTTCAATATCTCATAGTTTGGTGCAAGCTGCTCCATCTGCATCTCTAACTCATTTGTGTCTCTCCTATACATCTTTATTTCACCATAGAGATCTATAATCTTTTGCTCAAGTAAGTGAGTCTCCTTGGCATTGTTGTGCTCCTTAAGTAGCTCTTTCAATTCTTTCTATTCTTCATCATCTGTTTCACAATTAGAGAGCTTCGACCCTAACTCATGGGAGTTTTTACCTTCTTCATGTTTTTTGGAAAGACTACATGTTTCCCTATTTTTCTGCTCCAGCATTTCATCCAGGTCCTGCACTGCAAGAACTAGTTAAGAATTTGCATCTTGTGTCTTCTTGAACTGTAATTGGAGATTCGCATTCAGCTCCTTCTAATACTTCAGTTCTTGTCTAATTTCTTCAACAAGAGTACACAAGATTTCCCCTTTCGATGTAAATTGTTGTAATGCATAATACATTTTATAAATGTTGAAAATAATCATATGGTTTTGGTTTCCATCAATGtgcaattttcatttgttgCTTAAAAGATACAAGacagtaagaaaaaataaacccatccaaaaaaattacctaaaaaaatataataaaataacaaaaaaaaaaaacaatctaagacgattttttaaataatcgtcttagaataatTGTCAAACTAAGTCGATTATTatataaccgtcttaaaaagaCTACAATACTATAGTCAATCTAGGTCGGTTATTTATATAACCGTCTTAGTTGGGCATTCATTCTAAGACAATTGtttaaataaccgtcttagtttGAGTCTTTCTAAGACACTTGGATTTAAATTAACTATGCACACATATTAAGATGGTTTTGTACATAACCGTCTGAGTATTTTtaactttctaagacgatttttttcataaccgtcttagaaagaagAGTATACTACAACGGGTTGTGTctgaaaatcgtcttagaaaacgtcaaattctaagacggttatatgATAACCATCTTAGTATAATTCATCTTCTAAGACAATTCATAAACCGTGATTGTAAAAACCAATCCCATTTTACGACGTACTCATCTAAGACGGTTCAAAACCGACTTAGAAGTGCCAAATCGATCCACTTAGAAAAGTCCTATTCTAGTAGTGTAATTATGTAGATGAGTTTGTTAACCTTTTATATTCACCAATTTTATATAGAACTAAATTGTAACACAAAATTCGAATAGTGATAAAATCCTCTCTTAATATGTTTAATGAAATTAGTtaaaagataatagaaaatttataaactataggttaagaattgaaaaattaaaaacttataagctactttatttaatttttctcgtTGTCTATTTTCTTATACCAAACACACAGACAAAGAAGCTGGGGCTATGGAATATGTTGCATATAGAACAAATCTTGAGAGAGATTCATGCCCATACTCCTTAAACAGTTTAGCTTTTTCAGTGAGTAAAAATAGTGGCTCTACTGCTATTCTTAGATGCTTTTGTTGATTATACGGCACATAATCAAATCTCAGGTGCTTTCGTTTCTATCCTTTATTTATTGCGTAAAGCATCCAGATTTGTTCTCATCGGAACTAATAGAAAAATTCAGTGTCGTCACAATTCCActaattcttgttttttttgttttttgtacaGCCACTAATTCTTGTTTTGGACTTTGGATTGACGAgggaaaaatgaaaagcaaaataaataaaaagtttagcttctgttattttttatgaaaagaaaaagaaaatataataatgatatttaatttttgtattaagtTATAACTAACATGATTAAAATATCACTCAGCCTTTTTTATTCACGCCTTCCTAATTATTTCCTTCCTGTTTTTCTCATTCCAACTGCCTATGCTAGCTTGTTTGTTtcctaagaaaaagaaaaccaaaatcaaAGTAACTTATATAATATTCCTGATGAAGTAGTGGTGACTGTTTTCCACTAGTATTTTGTACCATATGTTCTTTATGGTGTTTGTTTAAATGACAATGTTTGTTCATTTTGCTcatatttagataaaattttagtcattgtattttctgtcaaatttaattaggtataGTTCTTATAGATTTAAATCAATCAATTTGATTCTTATACTTTAAAAAGtaagtaaataatttagtttttatttgttCCTTTGATGTTAGTGTGCATCAGTGCATGAATAAAatacacttattttttaaaagtacatGACCAAATTAGTCAATTTAAAACTACAAGAACTTAAAATAAGTTTGGCCAAAAATACAAGaaccaaaatcatattttactccatttttataattttgggttTCCACAAAGTCCCACCtcgtcatttttttaataacaattaaaCACCTCTCGGATAGTTCATTTTAGGTATAAATAGTTTTCGTCGCATTGTGAATGTAATAATGGCTAATGAGATTGAACTTGCATCACTCAAACGCAGGCGTTTGGGGAACAATTCTCTCAAATACTTTATTCGTCAATTTATGTATCAACGTTAAGCTTTTCATTAACCAAAATCTAACTTTTTTTACTATCCCTTTactaatccaaaaaaatattttgagacaAAACGAAATTTGATTCCCGAAATTTGGAATCAAATAAATACGTTTGCATTTAATTTTGGTAGtagtaaaaaatatagaatggGATTTTTCTTGCTCCTATTGACAAGTCTCGTTCCAATGTGCAACACAAACACCaatgaattttttagttttacatAGCAAAGTCATATCACAAAAAACACCTACGATATGCTATACTTTGTaattcagaaagaaaaaaaaaatgctatacTTTTAGTTTCCATGagcttaattttatattacagACCTGGCAAATTCAGCCCACATGAAAAAGAACTCGAACTCACTTCCCGAGAATCCACAAACTATTAAAAGGCTTTTCagtttaagaaaactattttttattttcattcattttaattaaaaaatgtcagCATGTCAGAAGTcacattgttttattttatatcatattgCGTACTGTATCTGTTAACCTTTATATACAAttcagagaaaaataaataaaaatagtaaagaaaattttatttccaatatccaaaataattaaaaaaatacatttataattaaaaatgaaaataaaaaatattttgtaaatcaaATAGTCcgaaaatattataaacttcttgatgccatgttgaatttttacaaataaaaaaaattccaacgATCCAAAAATTGAGAATGCGCATCAACTATAAATATGACTAAAACATACAAAAGCTTGAATAATTCTCAAAGCTTGAATGATTCTCGTCTCAAGATCTAActtttagaattaaataaattaagtgcAAC comes from the Glycine soja cultivar W05 chromosome 6, ASM419377v2, whole genome shotgun sequence genome and includes:
- the LOC114416151 gene encoding uncharacterized protein LOC114416151, with product MNNTTHHKKPSSGDSFSFPSTPTPDSADFEFGSLTPDSSSTEPFAGSPADHLFFNGRLQPHYFPITSRTSSTRDSLFSSRSNSTNSSCSSARTSSSDSSERKAFHNKHKGDGGGSLRAKTQSHNQAYCSQRWQYITPVPTALSRDGSVRKRRDTNQGKKKKKKDKGECHAMEPSSKGRNKEIVI